In the genome of Streptomyces pactum, one region contains:
- a CDS encoding EamA family transporter, producing MQASEGRSAGLGLALASALAFGGSGVAAKPLIEAGLEPLHVTWLRAAFAAVVMLPVAWRHRALVRRRPALLAGFGLLAVAGVQACYFAAISRIPVGVALLVEYLAPALVLAWVRFVQRRRVSRAAAVGVVLAAGGLACVVEVWSGLGFDALGLALALGAACCQVGYFVLSDHGGDGENAADPLGVIAYGLLIGAIALTAVARPWNLDWSVLAGRAELDTVRVPAVLLLAWLVLVATVVAYLTGVLSVRRLSPPVAGVVACLEAVVATVLAWVLLGEHLGAVQVVGGALVLAGAFIAQTSTPTAGDGTPVTGSVAEAAGVDRAAGGDGEPEETAAPSRPATHR from the coding sequence ATGCAAGCGTCTGAGGGGAGGAGTGCCGGCCTGGGGCTCGCCCTGGCGTCGGCACTCGCGTTCGGTGGTTCGGGTGTCGCGGCCAAGCCGTTGATCGAGGCGGGGCTGGAACCGCTCCATGTGACCTGGCTGCGGGCCGCGTTCGCCGCCGTCGTCATGCTGCCCGTGGCCTGGCGGCACCGCGCGCTGGTGCGCCGCCGCCCCGCGCTGCTCGCCGGGTTCGGGCTGCTCGCCGTGGCGGGCGTCCAGGCGTGTTACTTCGCCGCCATCTCCCGGATCCCGGTCGGCGTCGCGCTGCTGGTGGAGTACCTGGCCCCGGCGCTGGTGCTGGCCTGGGTGCGGTTCGTCCAGCGCCGCCGGGTCAGCCGGGCCGCCGCGGTCGGCGTGGTGCTGGCGGCCGGCGGACTCGCCTGCGTGGTGGAGGTCTGGTCCGGGCTCGGCTTCGACGCGCTGGGACTGGCGCTCGCCCTCGGCGCGGCCTGCTGCCAGGTCGGTTACTTCGTCCTCTCCGACCACGGTGGCGACGGTGAGAACGCCGCCGACCCGCTGGGTGTGATCGCGTACGGGCTGCTGATCGGCGCGATCGCACTGACCGCGGTGGCCCGGCCCTGGAACCTCGACTGGTCGGTGCTGGCGGGCCGCGCCGAACTCGACACGGTCCGCGTACCGGCCGTGCTGCTGCTGGCCTGGCTGGTGCTGGTCGCCACCGTGGTGGCCTATCTGACCGGGGTCCTGTCGGTGCGCCGGCTCTCGCCCCCGGTGGCCGGCGTGGTCGCGTGCCTGGAGGCGGTCGTGGCCACCGTCCTGGCCTGGGTGCTGCTGGGCGAGCACCTGGGCGCGGTGCAGGTGGTCGGCGGCGCCCTGGTGCTGGCCGGCGCGTTCATCGCACAGACCTCGACCCCCACGGCCGGTGACGGCACCCCGGTGACCGGGTCGGTGGCGGAGGCGGCCGGCGTGGACCGGGCCGCCGGCGGGGACGGCGAGCCGGAGGAGACGGCGGCCCCGTCCCGCCCGGCGACCCACCGCTAG
- a CDS encoding PhzF family phenazine biosynthesis protein, translating into MRIRIVDAFTDRPFGGNPAGVVLLDGDAFPEDRWLQRVAAEVNLSETAFAHRLPGGGPADWALRWLTPATEVAMCGHATLATAHVLHTAEGVRDTLRFRTRSGVLTATPEEDGAITLDFPTAPLTPARPPGWLAGALGAPVLSAHDTGPDVGDLLVEVADEATVRSLRPDLTALARLENRGVIVTAGAADPDCGYAFVSRFFGPAVGIDEDPVTGSAHTALAPFWAARLGRQELTGLQASARPGLVRTALHGGRTRLTGSAVTVIDGELLA; encoded by the coding sequence ATGCGCATCCGTATCGTCGACGCCTTCACCGACCGGCCGTTCGGCGGGAACCCGGCCGGTGTCGTCCTGCTGGACGGGGACGCCTTCCCCGAGGACCGCTGGCTCCAGCGGGTCGCCGCCGAGGTGAACCTCTCCGAGACGGCGTTCGCCCACCGGCTGCCGGGCGGCGGCCCGGCCGACTGGGCGCTGCGCTGGCTGACCCCGGCCACCGAGGTGGCCATGTGCGGCCACGCCACGCTCGCCACCGCCCATGTGCTGCACACCGCCGAGGGGGTGCGCGACACCCTCCGGTTCCGCACCCGCAGCGGTGTGCTGACCGCCACCCCGGAGGAGGACGGGGCCATCACGCTGGACTTTCCCACCGCCCCGCTCACCCCGGCCCGGCCGCCCGGCTGGCTCGCCGGCGCCCTGGGCGCCCCGGTGCTGAGCGCGCACGACACCGGCCCGGACGTCGGGGACCTGCTGGTCGAGGTCGCCGACGAGGCCACCGTCCGCTCACTGCGGCCGGACCTGACCGCGCTGGCCCGGCTGGAGAACCGGGGGGTCATCGTCACCGCCGGCGCCGCGGACCCGGACTGCGGCTACGCGTTCGTCTCCCGCTTCTTCGGTCCCGCCGTGGGCATCGACGAGGACCCGGTGACCGGGAGCGCGCACACCGCGCTGGCCCCGTTCTGGGCCGCCCGGCTGGGCCGGCAGGAGCTGACCGGGCTCCAGGCCTCGGCGCGCCCCGGCCTGGTGCGGACCGCGCTGCACGGCGGGCGCACCCGGCTCACCGGCTCGGCGGTGACCGTCATCGACGGCGAGCTGCTGGCCTGA